The genomic segment GCTTTGTCGGTTGCCGTGTAGTTCAGACCGCCGGCCCACCGATAGGTATCGTGCCAGTCCTCCTCCGTTGCCTGCTGCGGCTGAGCGGGGTTGTTGAAATCCGCAACGAGGTCGTGAAAGCGACTCCAATGGGTCCACGTCACGTCGCCGAGGAGCAGCCACTTGTCGGTCAATTGCTGCGTGGCGGCCAAGCTCGCACTTTCCGGCAAATTCAACGTGCTGCGCACACCCGTGCTTTGGAAGGCATTACCGACCGGATTATGGAGCGCCTGCAGGAGCGCCAATGTTTGAGAAATGGTTGGTGTGGTCGAAAATGTGGCGCGCCCATCGAGATCGAGATGGACCATCGATCGATAGCTTATTCCGACAGTCGTATGCTCGAGCGGCTTGATAATTACGCCGCCATTGAAGCCGTAGCCAGTGCCACTGACGGCGAGCTTCGACTGGCCGTCCTGTGACTGCGGCGCTGTGCCGATGATGGGATTGAAAATGGATCCGAAATCGATCGCATTGCTGAAAAATGCATCTGCGTACATCACGTTGAAGCCGACGCCCGCTGAGAGCCAGTCGTTCGCCTTGTACGACACCGACGGATTGAAATTGTACGTTTTAAGTTGAGTCCGCTGTGCGTAATAGCGGCCAATCCAGGTATTGCCGTAGTCGGTTTCGAGACCAAAAGGCGTCTCGACGCCGAGACCTGCTCGAAAGTCATCGCCGAGGGGGGCCATGACATAGAAGTTACCCAGTGGAGCCGTCACGCCGCCGGTTCCCGAGGTTCCCATGAGCGGGGTGCCGGCACCGGTCGTCGCGTGGGTTGGCTGGAACGTGAAATTCGACGAGATGATCTGAACCCCTGCGATCGCCTGATAGGTGTCGAGATAAGCCATGCCCGCCGGATTATAGAAGATCGTCGACGCGTCCTCATGGACGGCGGCAGCGCCGGCGAAAGCCTCACCTTGACCGCTAGGGCTTTGATCGAAGAGTTGGAAACCGGCGGCGTGGGCTTCTTGGAAGCTGCCCATTGCCACCAAGATCGCGAGGACGGACGCAACCGACCCGAGAAGTCGCTTTGTCATGACGTGACCCCCGCACCTCTTTTTTCTTCGCGGCCAAACCGACCGCGGACTGGAATTCGACGGCCAGGACAGGCGCAAACTTGATAAAGACGCTCTACCACAAGCGGTTATCAAAGCCAAACGATAAACCAAATCTTGACGTTGAGGCTAAGCCGAAGCGCATCGGCCTAGCCCATTGTGGGATGTGGGTCCGCTCGAGCGGGGTATTTGCGCTCCCGCGGTCTAAAGGGTCCAGTTGGGCTTGCGTTTCTCGAAGAAGGCAGCGATTCCTTCCTTGCTTTCACTGTTCTCCCACGCATCGGCTAGCCGCTCGATGCCGTATTCAACGCTTTCAGAGGGTCCGTGCCGCGCGATGTGGCCGATGAGCGCCTTGGTCGCGGCGATCGCCTGCGGTCCGCACTTCAGGAAGAGTTCGACCTCGCGCTCGACGGCTGAATCGAGCCCACCGTCATCGACGACCTGCGATACCAGACCGAGTCGGAGGGCCGCCTCCGCATCGAATATCTTGGCATTGAAAAAGACCTCACGCGCTTTCGCTTCACCCATGCGCCTGAAAAGATAGGGGCCGATATTCGCGGGAATGAGCCCAAGGCGTACCTCGGTGATGGCGAAGCGCGCGCTGCGCGCGGCGATGACCACGTCGCAGGCTGCGATCAGGCCGAGTCCGCCCGCATAGGCTTGACCGTTGATCCTGCCGACAAGC from the Alphaproteobacteria bacterium genome contains:
- a CDS encoding outer membrane protein transport protein; translation: MTKRLLGSVASVLAILVAMGSFQEAHAAGFQLFDQSPSGQGEAFAGAAAVHEDASTIFYNPAGMAYLDTYQAIAGVQIISSNFTFQPTHATTGAGTPLMGTSGTGGVTAPLGNFYVMAPLGDDFRAGLGVETPFGLETDYGNTWIGRYYAQRTQLKTYNFNPSVSYKANDWLSAGVGFNVMYADAFFSNAIDFGSIFNPIIGTAPQSQDGQSKLAVSGTGYGFNGGVIIKPLEHTTVGISYRSMVHLDLDGRATFSTTPTISQTLALLQALHNPVGNAFQSTGVRSTLNLPESASLAATQQLTDKWLLLGDVTWTHWSRFHDLVADFNNPAQPQQATEEDWHDTYRWAGGLNYTATDKAKLRLGIAYDPTPTKTEFRNFRIPDANRFWLSAGYNVELIPDLSLDFAYTHIFVLTDGSVNLVNNPAAPAGNINGTFDSSANIFAVGLKYNF
- a CDS encoding crotonase/enoyl-CoA hydratase family protein — translated: MIYETLTVERDGRGVARLTLNRPDAHNALSARMLEELPDAVASLDGDRAVRAVVLTGAGASFCAGGDLRWMQEARALDRAGRLRESGKIATVLQALDTLSKPLVGRINGQAYAGGLGLIAACDVVIAARSARFAITEVRLGLIPANIGPYLFRRMGEAKAREVFFNAKIFDAEAALRLGLVSQVVDDGGLDSAVEREVELFLKCGPQAIAATKALIGHIARHGPSESVEYGIERLADAWENSESKEGIAAFFEKRKPNWTL